One genomic window of Oncorhynchus kisutch isolate 150728-3 linkage group LG24, Okis_V2, whole genome shotgun sequence includes the following:
- the LOC109869439 gene encoding ADP-ribose glycohydrolase OARD1-like isoform X2 — translation MGAGIAVKFKKQFSGVDELKKQKKVPGQCAVLKRNKRFVYYLITKEKYSHKPTYDNLRQSLVDMKSHCLQNGVTGISMPRIGCGLDRLSWDKVEEMLKQVFQPTDISITVYTLPVKPTGKPSFH, via the exons ATGGGGGCTGGCATCGCTGTCAAATTCAAGAAACAATTTAGTGGAGTAGATGAGCTGAAGAAACAGA AGAAGGTGCCAGGGCAATGTGCTGTACTGAAAAGAAACAAGCGTTTTGTGTACTACCTG ATTACAAAAGAAAAGTACAGCCACAAACCTACCTATGACAACCTACGGCAGAGCCTTGTGGACATGAAGTCTCATTGCTTACAAAATGGAGTAACTGGAATATCAATGCCTCG CATCGGCTGTGGCCTTGATCGACTGAGTTGGGATAAAGTGGAGGAGATGCTTAAGCAGGTATTCCAGCCCACAGATATAAGTATCACTGTGTATACTCTCCCTGTAAAACCCACAGGGAAACCAAGTTTCCATTGA
- the LOC109869165 gene encoding serine/threonine-protein phosphatase 4 regulatory subunit 2-A-like, whose amino-acid sequence MEIDTLLEAFKNFEKKGKKDTCPALDQLLSHVAKTGETMISWSQFKSYFLFKLEKVMDDFRTLSPDQRDPSNPNVEYIPFEEMKDRILKIVDGYNGIPFTIQRLCELLTDPKRNYTGTGKFLRGVEKNVMVVSCVYPTSEKNGATSVNKMNGVMFPGNNTSIYSERNINGPGTPRPLIRQKLLLSTSLATNGLPDSTDDKKPLTEQEEHVVSDSSVSESNTTKSSLMKTKHPEEDATEAESHEVKRLKFDKDMDEDEEVDTEMSCPEPAQSSSDKPESSTDIVEEEKDKSADMLTTNDHEPSSTQTEEPFEEETAETSEREAESGPTNSLKSDSTMDQSEGQLAQSGKDLRLEKQGEGDCSESVSSSNGEGAPSEEPVPSSSPRSKVESSAEGADAENSLESPETADEPMEQD is encoded by the exons GCCCTGGATCAACTTTTGTCTCATGTCGCCAAAACGGGAGAAACGAT GATTTCATGGTCGCAGTTCAAAAGTTATTTCCTGTTTAAACTTGAAAAAGTAATGGATGACTTCAGAACCTTGTCGCCAGACCAGCGAGATCCATCCAATCCTAATGTGGAGTACATTCCTTTTGAGGAGATGAAGGACAGGATTCTCAAAATTGTAGATGGGTACAACGG TATTCCGTTCACCATCCAGCGTCTGTGTGAGTTACTTACTGACCCTAAGAGGAACTACACTGGAACAGGCAAGTTCCTCAGGGGAGTGGAGAAG AATGTGATGGTGGTCAGTTGTGTATATCCTACCTCAGA GAAAAATGGGGCAACCAGTGTAAACAAAATGAATGGAGTGATGTTCCCTGGCAATAATACCTCTATTTATTCAGAAAG GAATATAAATGGACCAGGCACCCCAAGGCCACTGATCAGACAAAAGCTATTGCTATCCACCTCTCTGGCTACAAACGGTCTCCCTGACAGCACAGACGATAAGAAGCCACTCACAGAACAAGAGGAGCATGTTGTCAG TGATTCCTCTGTATCTGAAAGTAATACCACAAAAAGCAGTCTGATGAAGACCAAGCATCCAGAAGAGGATGCGACGGAGGCAGAGAGCCATGAAGTGAAAAGGCTGAAGTTTGACAAAGACATGGATGAAGATGAGGAGGTAGACACGGAGATGTCCTGTCCTGAACCTGCCCAAAGCTCATCAGACAAGCCAGAATCGTCAACAGACATTGTTGAGGAAGAAAAAGACAAGTCTGCTGATATGCTCACCACAAACGATCAtg AGCCTTCTAGCACTCAGACAGAAGAGCCCTTTGAGGAAGAGACAGCGgagacatcagagagagaggctgagtctGGCCCTACCAACAGTCTAAAAAGTGACAGCACCATGGACCAGTCAGAGGGGCAGCTTGCTCAGTCAGGGAAGGATCTACGTTTAGAGAAACAGGGGGAAGGGGATTGCAGTGAGTCAGTCAGTAGCAGCAATGGGGAGGGAGCACCCAGTGAAGAGCCTGTCCCATCTTCCTCTCCCAGAAGTAAAGTTGAGTCGTCGGCAGAAGGCGCTGATGCAGAAAACAGTTTAGAAAGCCCAGAGACCGCAGATGAGCCCATGGAACAGGACTAA
- the LOC109869439 gene encoding ADP-ribose glycohydrolase OARD1-like isoform X1, with product MSTVSEEPVSSIDKYKNAEGGWRLHHVKGDLFSCREDEVLAHCISEDCRMGAGIAVKFKKQFSGVDELKKQKKVPGQCAVLKRNKRFVYYLITKEKYSHKPTYDNLRQSLVDMKSHCLQNGVTGISMPRIGCGLDRLSWDKVEEMLKQVFQPTDISITVYTLPVKPTGKPSFH from the exons ATGTCAACTGTATCTGAAGAGCCAGTGAGCTCTATTGACAAATATAAG AATGCAGAAGGCGGCTGGAGGCTGCATCATGTGAAGGGGGACCTGTTCTCCTGTCGTGAAGATGAGGTCCTGGCCCATTGTATCAGCGAGGACTGTCGCATGGGGGCTGGCATCGCTGTCAAATTCAAGAAACAATTTAGTGGAGTAGATGAGCTGAAGAAACAGA AGAAGGTGCCAGGGCAATGTGCTGTACTGAAAAGAAACAAGCGTTTTGTGTACTACCTG ATTACAAAAGAAAAGTACAGCCACAAACCTACCTATGACAACCTACGGCAGAGCCTTGTGGACATGAAGTCTCATTGCTTACAAAATGGAGTAACTGGAATATCAATGCCTCG CATCGGCTGTGGCCTTGATCGACTGAGTTGGGATAAAGTGGAGGAGATGCTTAAGCAGGTATTCCAGCCCACAGATATAAGTATCACTGTGTATACTCTCCCTGTAAAACCCACAGGGAAACCAAGTTTCCATTGA
- the guca1b gene encoding guanylyl cyclase-activating protein 2 has protein sequence MGQRLSEESDSDQEIDVAELQEWYKKFVVECPSGTLYMHEFKSFFGVTNNKEAADYIENMFRAFDKNGDNTIDFLEYVAALNLVLRGKLEHKLKWTFKMYDKDGSGCIDKTELLEIVESIYRLKKACHGELDSECNLLTPDQVVDRIFELVDENGDGELSLDEFIDGARRDKWVMKMLQMDVNPGDWINERRRKSSGVSSEAGPLQ, from the exons ATGGGTCAGCgactgagtgaggagagtgaCTCAGACCAGGAAATTGATGTTGCAGAGCTGCAGGAGTGGTATAAGAAGTTTGTGGTGGAGTGCCCAAGTGGAACACTCTATATGCACGAGTTCAAGAGCTTCTTCGGCGTTACTAATAACAAGGAGGCAGCGGATTATATTGAGAATATGTTCCGCGCCTTCGACAAGAACGGA GACAACACAATTGATTTTCTAGAGTATGTTGCAGCCCTTAACCTGGTCTTGAGGGGCAAGTTGGAACATAAACTGAAGTGGACTTTTAAAATGTACGACAAAGATGGAAGTGGCTGCATTGACAAGACTGAGCTGCTGGAGATTGTAGAG TCCATCTACCGACTAAAGAAAGCCTGTCATGGAGAACTGGATTCAGAGTGTAACCTCCTGACCCCAGATCAAGTGGTTGACAGAATATTCGAACTGGTGGATGAAAACGGAGATG GGGAGCTGTCTCTGGATGAGTTCATTGACGGGGCCAGGAGAGACAAGTGGGTGATGAAGATGCTGCAAATGGACGTCAACCCTGGGGACTGGATCAATGAACGGCGACGTAAGAGCTCTGGAGTGAGCTCTGAAGCTGGACCTCTGCAATAA